Proteins from a genomic interval of Musa acuminata AAA Group cultivar baxijiao chromosome BXJ1-9, Cavendish_Baxijiao_AAA, whole genome shotgun sequence:
- the LOC103999286 gene encoding 14-3-3-like protein GF14-C isoform X1, with protein sequence MSPVESPREENVYMAKLAEQAERYEEMVEFMETVVKTINGEELTVEERNLLSVAYKNVIGARRASWRIISSIEQKEESRGNEDHVTLIKEYRSKVEAELSKICDGILKLLDTHLVPSATTAESKVFYLKMKGDYHRYLAEFKTGAERKEAAESTLLAYKSAQDIALADLAPTHPIRLGLALNFSVFYYEILNSPDRACSLAKQAFDEAISELDTLGEESYKDSTLIMQLLRDNLTLWTSDITEDGADEIKEAPKKESGEGQ encoded by the exons ATGTCACCGGTGGAGTCGCCCCGCGAGGAGAATGTGTACATGGCCAAGCTGGCGGAGCAGGCGGAGCGGTACGAGGAGATGGTGGAGTTCATGGAGACCGTCGTGAAGACGATAAACGGGGAGGAGCTCACGGTGGAGGAGCGCAACCTCCTCTCGGTGGCCTACAAGAACGTGATTGGAGCTCGCCGCGCGTCCTGGCGTATCATCTCCTCCATCGAGCAGAAGGAGGAGAGCCGCGGGAACGAGGATCACGTCACCTTGATCAAGGAGTACCGCAGCAAGGTCGAGGCCGAGCTCAGCAAAATCTGCGATGGAATCCTGAAGCTGCTTGACACCCACCTCGTCCCCTCCGCCACCACCGCTGAGTCCAAGGTGTTTTACCTTAAGATGAAGGGTGACTACCACAG GTACTTGGCAGAGTTCAAGACTGGAGCTGAGAGGAAAGAAGCAGCTGAGAGCACTCTTTTGGCTTACAAATCTGCACAG GATATTGCTTTAGCTGATCTGGCTCCTACTCATCCTATAAGGCTGGGGCTGGCACTCAACTTCTCTGTGTTCTATTATGAGATTCTTAACTCACCAGACCGTGCTTGCAGCCTTGCAAAACAG GCTTTTGATGAGGCTATCTCAGAACTGGACACCTTGGGCGAAGAATCATACAAGGACAGTACGTTGATCATGCAGCTTCTCCGAGACAACTTGACACTATGGACCTCTGATATCACG GAGGATGGAGCTGATGAGATCAAAGAAGCTCCAAAGAAGGAATCAGGAGAGGGCCAGTGA
- the LOC103999445 gene encoding 26.5 kDa heat shock protein, mitochondrial, which yields MALARACLSNALRSRSFSLLHTGGAARLRGLAAAPSFPYSSSGDAAADSSPEDRSDQVAVTRAPSPARGRRSRRLSWRNPWDLSPFHLNDGFGNALLQVSENLNGLLERLSPSRLLGRLKEDDKCYKLRYEVPGLRKEDLRVTVEEGMLVITGESEDEDAGDESSSSTTEDEGDGGWHTRRYGYINATLLLPEDAKADEIRAELRDGILRIYIPRSEEKKSNAREIEIN from the exons ATGGCTCTAGCTCGTGCTTGCCTCAGCAACGCTCTCCGAAGCCGCTCCTTCTCGTTGCTGCACACTGGGGGAGCCGCACGCTTAAGAGGACTCGCGGCGGCGCCTTccttcccttactcttcttccggaGACGCTGCTGCCGACTCTTCTCCGGAAGACAGAAGTGATCAGGTGGCGGTGACTCGTGCACCTTCCCCTGCTCGGGGACGCCGCAGCCGTCGGCTCTCATGGAGGAATCCCTGGGACCTCAGTCCCTTCCACCTCAACGATG GGTTCGGGAATGCGCTCCTGCAGGTGTCGGAGAACCTGAACGGGCTGTTGGAGAGGTTGTCGCCATCTCGCCTGCTCGGCCGGCTGAAGGAGGACGACAAGTGCTACAAGCTGCGGTACGAGGTGCCAGGCCTGAGAAAGGAAGACCTGCGAGTCACGGTGGAAGAGGGGATGCTGGTGATAACCGGGGAGTCCGAGGACGAGGACGCAGGGGACGAGTCGTCGTCATCGACGACGGAGGACGAGGGGGACGGCGGCTGGCACACGAGGAGGTACGGGTACATCAACGCCACCTTACTGCTGCCGGAAGACGCCAAGGCGGACGAGATTAGGGCGGAGCTGAGGGACGGGATCCTGCGCATCTACATACCCAGGTCGGAGGAGAAGAAGAGCAACGCAAGGGAGATCGAAATCAACTAG
- the LOC135593945 gene encoding uncharacterized protein LOC135593945: MSASSLMSAHGVVLATAVAVSGTVILIALRRQKPFSLSTATVPAPPPWRHLRSCMSSSEERKRARANRKKKKRVQFAAEVVEFDLGSSAEDHSLGERRRGGEGLEASRMPANRAALYNGILRDRGMQRMSCCY, from the exons ATGTCGGCTTCCTCGCTCATGAGCGCTCACGGGGTGGTCCTGGCAACCGCCGTGGCCGTCTCCGGCACCGTCATCCTGATCGCCCTCCGCCGGCAGAAGCCCTTCTCTCTCTCCACCGCCACGGTCCCGGCACCTCCTCCGTGGCGGCATCTGCGGTCCTGCATGTCCTCTTCCG AGGAGAGGAAGAGGGCGAGGGCgaacaggaagaagaagaagcgagtTCAGTTCGCGGCCGAAGTGGTGGAGTTCGACCTGGGGAGCTCGGCGGAGGATCACTCGCTCGGAGAACGTCGTCGAGGAGGAGAAGGGCTGGAGGCGAGCCGGATGCCGGCGAACAGAGCCGCCCTGTACAATGGAATTCTCAGAGATCGGGGGATGCAGAGGATGTCCTGCTGCTACTGA
- the LOC103999286 gene encoding 14-3-3-like protein isoform X2, whose amino-acid sequence MSPVESPREENVYMAKLAEQAERYEEMVEFMETVVKTINGEELTVEERNLLSVAYKNVIGARRASWRIISSIEQKEESRGNEDHVTLIKEYRSKVEAELSKICDGILKLLDTHLVPSATTAESKVFYLKMKGDYHRYLAEFKTGAERKEAAESTLLAYKSAQDIALADLAPTHPIRLGLALNFSVFYYEILNSPDRACSLAKQDFMGIHFFYKGSLIL is encoded by the exons ATGTCACCGGTGGAGTCGCCCCGCGAGGAGAATGTGTACATGGCCAAGCTGGCGGAGCAGGCGGAGCGGTACGAGGAGATGGTGGAGTTCATGGAGACCGTCGTGAAGACGATAAACGGGGAGGAGCTCACGGTGGAGGAGCGCAACCTCCTCTCGGTGGCCTACAAGAACGTGATTGGAGCTCGCCGCGCGTCCTGGCGTATCATCTCCTCCATCGAGCAGAAGGAGGAGAGCCGCGGGAACGAGGATCACGTCACCTTGATCAAGGAGTACCGCAGCAAGGTCGAGGCCGAGCTCAGCAAAATCTGCGATGGAATCCTGAAGCTGCTTGACACCCACCTCGTCCCCTCCGCCACCACCGCTGAGTCCAAGGTGTTTTACCTTAAGATGAAGGGTGACTACCACAG GTACTTGGCAGAGTTCAAGACTGGAGCTGAGAGGAAAGAAGCAGCTGAGAGCACTCTTTTGGCTTACAAATCTGCACAG GATATTGCTTTAGCTGATCTGGCTCCTACTCATCCTATAAGGCTGGGGCTGGCACTCAACTTCTCTGTGTTCTATTATGAGATTCTTAACTCACCAGACCGTGCTTGCAGCCTTGCAAAACAG GATTTTATGGGAATACACTTTTTCTACAAAGGAAGCCTTATTCTGTGA
- the LOC135593943 gene encoding EIN3-binding F-box protein 1-like: MAALVKYGGNDDICPGPFYSNLTDSSLLLSLGQKADVYGPPCKRYRVTAPLIFRAGEKVIDEEKQPRSIDTLPDECLFEILRRLPGDKERSNSACVSKHWLMLVSSIRSSELAACNKACDESVKNPSLFLNNDVIVDEQESENNGYLTRCLDAEEATDIRLASIALGTCSRGGLGKLSIRGSNSTRVTDVGLSAIARGCPSLRVLSMWKVPFVTDVGLSEIANGCPLLEKLDLCQCPLISDKGLIAVAQKCPDLTSLSIKSCSRIGNEGLQAIGRCCPKLKSVTINDCLQVGDKGIASLVSSASSSLERIRLRTLNISDIALAVIGHYGKNVIDLSLTELQDVNEKGFWVMGNTHGLQKLKSISINCCNGLTDTALQAIAKGSPFLKQLFVCKSCYLSDAGLIAFAGTAKALEGLHLEDCNHITLMGILGALLKRSAELKSLSLVRCLGLKDISFEFSQLPSCMSLRSLTIQDCPGVTSASIQVVGRICPQLQNIDLSGQVGVTDESLIPLIESSEVGFVEINLTGCVNVTDDLVTMLIKVHGSSLKMLNLHGCRKITDRSLLAITESCSVLDDLDLSSCSVSDYGVALLASARQLNLHILSLASCSQVTLKSLPFLGNLGLSIVGLNLQDCSLISAHGLRLLEEKLWWCDIIS; the protein is encoded by the exons ATGGCGGCGCTCGTCAAATATGGAG gcaACGATGATATCTGCCCTGGCCCTTTTTACTCGAATCTCACTGATTCGAGCCTTCTCCTTTCTCTTGGTCAAAAGGCTGATGTCTACGGCCCCCCTTGCAAGAGATATCGGGTCACGGCACCTCTTATCTTCAGAGCTGGAGAAAAGGTCATAGACGAAGAGAAACAGCCCCGATCGATCGACACCCTTCCTGACGAGTGCCTCTTTGAGATCCTCAGGCGGTTGCCCGGAGATAAGGAGAGGAGCAACTCTGCTTGTGTCTCCAAGCACTGGCTTATGCTTGTTAGCAGCATCCGTTCTTCAGAGCTTGCTGCTTGCAATAAGGCCTGCGATGAATCTGTGAAGAACCCCTCGCTGTTCCTGAATAATGATGTGATTGTCGATGAACAGGAAAGCGAGAACAATGGGTATCTCACCAGGTGCTTGGATGCAGAGGAAGCTACGGATATTAGACTTGCTTCTATTGCCCTTGGAACCTGTAGTCGTGGTGGGCTAGGCAAGCTTTCCATCCGAGGAAGCAATTCAACTCGTGTTACTGATGTTGGGCTTTCTGCTATTGCTCGTGGTTGCCCTTCCCTACGGGTTCTATCTATGTGGAAGGTACCCTTTGTCACTGATGTTGGCCTATCTGAGATTGCCAATGGATGCCCATTGTTGGAAAAGCTTGACCTCTGCCAGTGTCCACTGATTTCAGACAAGGGCTTGATAGCTGTTGCTCAGAAGTGCCCTGACTTAACATCTTTGTCAATTAAATCTTGTTCGAGAATTGGCAATGAAGGTCTGCAGGCTATTGGTCGTTGCTGTCCAAAACTAAAATCTGTAACTATAAATGACTGTCTGCAGGTTGGTGACAAAGGAATTGCAAGCTTGGTTTCTTCAGCCTCTTCTTCCTTGGAAAGGATAAGACTTCGGACCTTGAATATCAGTGATATTGCTCTTGCAGTCATTGGACACTATGGGAAGAATGTAATCGACCTATCTCTCACTGAGCTTCAGGATGTGAATGAAAAGGGATTTTGGGTTATGGGAAATACTCATGGCTTACAAAAGTTGAAGTCCATCAGTATCAACTGTTGCAATGGGCTTACTGATACTGCCTTGCAAGCTATTGCCAAGGGTTCCCCCTTCCTGAAGCAGCTCTTTGTTTGCAAATCTTGCTACCTGTCTGATGCTGGTTTGATAGCATTTGCTGGAACAGCAAAGGCACTTGAGGGTTTGCACCTTGAGGATTGTAACCATATCACTCTTATGGGCATCCTTGGTGCTCTTTTGAAGCGCAGTGCAGAATTGAAGTCACTAAGTTTGGTGAGATGCTTGGGCCTCAAAGACATATCTTTTGAATTTTCACAACTGCCGTCATGCATGTCACTTAGGTCCCTGACTATCCAAGACTGTCCAGGAGTCACTAGTGCTAGCATACAAGTGGTAGGGAGGATCTGCCCCCAGTTACAGAATATAGATTTGAGTGGTCAAGTTGGGGTAACTGATGAATCGCTCATCCCACTGATCGAGAGTTCTGAGGTGGGCTTTGTGGAGATCAATCTGACCGGTTGTGTTAACGTAACAGATGACTTGGTAACTATGCTGATCAAGGTACATGGAAGTAGTCTGAAGATGCTTAATCTTCATGGTTGTAGGAAGATCACTGATAGAAGCCTTCTGGCAATTACAGAAAGTTGCTCTGTGCTTGATGACCTTGATTTGTCAAGTTGTTCAGTAAGTGATTATGGTGTGGCACTCCTGGCATCAGCAAGGCAGCTTAACTTGCATATCCTCTCTCTTGCAAGTTGCTCACAGGTTACACTGAAGAGTCTGCCATTCTTGGGAAACTTGGGGCTTTCCATCGTGGGCCTAAATCTTCAGGACTGCAGCTTGATCAGTGCCCATGGGCTGAGGTTGCTTGAGGAGAAGCTATGGTGGTGTGATATCATTTCCTAG
- the LOC135593942 gene encoding eukaryotic translation initiation factor 3 subunit F-like, with protein sequence MAVLQFFPPSSPIVSARLHPVVLFNICDCYVRRPDQADRVIGTLLGSVSDGVVEIKNSYAVPHNESADQVALDVEYHRNMYMSHLKVNPKEVLVGWFSTGFGVSGGSSLIHDFYVKELKDSVKDLKDAQNSVPPLHLTVDTGFRNGEASIKAYVSVNLSLGDRPLAAQFQEIPLDLRMIEAERVGFDILKTTVVDKLPNDLEGMEASMERLYALIDDIYKYVDDVVEGRAAPDNDIGRFLADTLALVPKISPAAFDKVFNDRIQDNLALVYLSSLIRAQLGIAEKLNTAAQIL encoded by the exons ATGGCTGTGCTGCAGTTCTTCCCACCTTCGTCGCCGATCGTGTCGGCGAGGCTGCACCCTGTCGTCCTCTTCAACATCTGCGACTGCTACGTCCGGCGCCCCGACCAGGCGGACCGTGTCATCGGAACCCTCCTCGGCTCCGTCTCCGATGGCGTCGTCGAGATCAAGAACTCCTATGCCGTCCCCCACAACGAGTCCGCCGACCAG GTTGCGTTGGATGTTGAGTACCATCGGAACATGTATATGTCCCACTTAAAGGTGAATCCCAAGGAAGTACTTGTTGGATG GTTTTCAACTGGCTTCGGTGTTTCTGGTGGGAGCTCATTAATACATGACTTCTATGTAAAGGAACTTAAAGATTCTGTAAAAGATCTTAAGGATGCACAGAATTCTGTTCCCCCTCTTCATCTTACTGTTGATACTGGATTCAGAAATGGAGAGGCTTCAATAAAAGCTTATGTATCAGTTAATTTGTCTCTTGGAGATAGGCCACTTGCAGCACAATTTCAAGAAATTCCTTTGGATTTGAGGATGATTGAGGCAGAACGAGTTGGAT TTGACATCTTGAAGACAACTGTTGTCGACAAGCTTCCGAATGACTTGGAGGGAATGGAAGCTTCAATGGAGAGATTGTATGCACTGATTGATGATATCTATAAATACGTTGATGATGTTGTG GAAGGACGTGCAGCCCCGGATAATGATATTGGGAGATTTCTCGCTGACACTTTGGCATTGGTTCCAAAAATTTCACCAGCAGCTTTTGACAAGGTTTTCAATGACAGAATTCAG GATAATCTTGCATTGGTATACTTGTCAAGCCTCATTAGGGCACAGCTCGGCATTGCAGAAAAACTGAACACAGCTGCTCAGATACTGTAA
- the LOC103999290 gene encoding ethylene-responsive transcription factor WIN1-like → MVQLKKFRGVRQRHWGSWVSEIRHPLLKRRVWLGTFETAEEAARAYDEASVLMCGRNAKTNFPVPLNPDRGPGAVAAHESSKAALSEVLSAKLRKCCKATPSPSLTCLRLDTEKSHIGVWQKRAGTRADSSWVMTVELGNAKEAMMGPSSLAGDQGTSSQEAVGGVDDEERVALQMIEELLSRNRPTPASHAGEDGFFV, encoded by the exons ATGGTACAGTTGAAGAAGTTCCGAGGAGTCAGACAGCGCCATTGGGGCTCCTGGGTCTCTGAGATAAGACATCCTCTTCT CAAGCGAAGGGTGTGGCTCGGCACCTTCGAGACGGccgaggaggcggcgcgagccTACGACGAGGCGTCGGTGCTCATGTGCGGGCGCAACGCGAAGACCAACTTCCCCGTGCCCTTGAACCCCGACAGGGGCCCCGGCGCGGTCGCCGCCCACGAGTCCTCCAAGGCCGCCCTGTCGGAGGTCCTCAGCGCTAAGCTCCGCAAGTGCTGCAAGGCCACCCCGTCCCCCTCGCTCACCTGCCTCCGCCTCGACACCGAGAAGTCCCACATCGGGGTGTGGCAGAAGCGAGCCGGCACGCGCGCCGACTCCAGCTGGGTCATGACCGTGGAGCTCGGCAACGCCAAGGAGGCCATGATGGGGCCGTCTTCGCTCGCAGGGGATCAGGGGACGTCGTCCCAGGAGGCGGTCGGAGGGGTGGACGACGAAGAGAGGGTGGCGTTGCAGATGATAGAAGAGCTCCTCAGCAGGAATCGCCCAACCCCCGCTTCACATGCAGGTGAAGACGGCTTCTTCGTCTAG
- the LOC135594426 gene encoding HMG-Y-related protein A-like yields the protein MATEEEDPRTHSLPPYPQMILAAVAASGDKDGTSMSAIAEYVESSYEGQLPPSHASQLAAHLARMTEAGELLLVGSGYFRPGPEAPPPVKRRRGRPPKPKLPDPAGPADAAPRRRGRPPKPVDPLAPAKIPRPRGRPPKRAADGPDPGQPGLTKRPRGRPPKVRQQFTEVGFV from the exons ATGGCCACAGAAGAAGAAGATCCGCGGACCCACTCCCTCCCTCCGTACCCTCAG ATGATACTGGCTGCGGTCGCAGCTTCCGGCGACAAGGATGGGACGAGCATGTCGGCGATCGCCGAGTACGTGGAGTCGTCCTACGAAGGCCAGCTCCCGCCGTCGCACGCCTCGCAACTGGCCGCACACCTCGCCCGCATGACCGAGGCCGGCGAGCTCCTCCTGGTCGGCAGCGGCTACTTCCGCCCTGGGCCAGAGGCACCTCCGCCCGTCAAGCGCCGCCGCGGCCGGCCGCCCAAGCCCAAGCTCCCCGACCCAGCTGGCCCCGCCGATGCGGCCCCGAGGCGGCGTGGCCGGCCGCCGAAACCAGTCGATCCCCTGGCCCCCGCCAAGATCCCCCGGCCGCGCGGCCGACCCCCCAAGCGCGCCGCCGATGGTCCGGATCCGGGTCAGCCGGGTTTGACCAAGAGACCGAGGGGCCGGCCGCCTAAAGTTAGGCAGCAGTTTACTGAAGTGGGATTTGTCTGA